The following are encoded together in the Capsulimonas corticalis genome:
- a CDS encoding glycoside hydrolase family 2 protein yields MLIQTKLSRSLLLAGALSLCAHGGAHAWAPKKAPIMTKWASQVDPKNPWPDYPRPQMVRTKWLNLNGIWEYQSGAEGDTVPAGKKLSSEILVPYPVESALSGVMEHHDRLWYRRSFTVPSDWKGKQVVLNFGAVDFESEVYINGKSVGVHKGGYLPFHYDVTPYLTGDGPQELIVRAFDATDDAGEPRGKQTLHAGGIMYTPTTGIWQSVWLEPIAKTSIADLKIVPDVDAGAANVTVNVADPTPDTRVVVTVKDGRSVVKTIEGAPNEQISIPIANAKLWSPDSPFLYDLDVKVTQGKEAIDQVSSYFGMRKISIGEEKGVKKMFLNNKFLFEIGPLDQGFWPDGIYTQPTEAALKSDIESMKKLGFNMVRKHIKVEPARWYYWTDHLGLLVWQDMPSANSYTDKPQPMDKPEYEKELLDMVKTHWNSPSIIMWDTFNEGQGQYDTPRLVGLVKTLDPSRLVNEASGGGYFDSGDVRDVHSYPPPACPDPRENQALACGEYGGIGLFVKGHTWEASGGGYTNVHDGKDLEELYGQFAGMLKTFRDEKGLSAAVYTQITDVETELNGLMTYDRTYKCDPAEIAKANHFQYPVPTYQEVLPTSEKTSQTWKYTTAAPAAGWFQTAFDDAAWTAAPGGFGTAGTPGIGGLGTTWSTGDIWLRRTFNPGPLTAEQINQLVIRDYHDEDIDVYINGVAAYSSPGYIGAYEYRPLSKEAKQAIKPGADNILAVHCHQTGGGQYIDVGLAERIPAQK; encoded by the coding sequence TTGCTTATTCAGACGAAACTATCACGCTCGCTCCTGCTGGCCGGCGCATTGTCCTTGTGCGCGCATGGCGGCGCGCACGCCTGGGCGCCCAAGAAGGCGCCCATCATGACCAAGTGGGCCAGTCAGGTCGATCCTAAAAACCCATGGCCCGATTACCCGCGCCCGCAGATGGTCCGCACAAAGTGGCTCAACCTCAACGGGATCTGGGAATATCAGAGCGGCGCCGAAGGCGACACGGTTCCGGCGGGCAAAAAGCTGTCCAGTGAAATCCTGGTGCCCTATCCCGTGGAGTCCGCGCTTTCGGGCGTGATGGAGCATCACGACCGATTGTGGTACCGCCGCAGTTTCACCGTGCCCTCCGATTGGAAGGGCAAGCAGGTGGTGCTGAACTTCGGCGCGGTGGATTTTGAATCCGAAGTCTATATCAATGGCAAGAGCGTCGGCGTCCATAAGGGCGGGTATCTGCCCTTCCACTACGATGTCACCCCCTATCTCACGGGCGACGGACCGCAGGAGCTGATCGTCCGCGCCTTCGACGCCACCGATGACGCCGGAGAACCGCGCGGCAAGCAGACCCTGCATGCCGGCGGCATCATGTATACGCCCACAACGGGTATCTGGCAGTCGGTCTGGCTGGAGCCGATCGCAAAGACGTCGATCGCCGATCTGAAGATCGTCCCGGACGTGGACGCCGGCGCGGCGAACGTCACGGTCAATGTCGCGGACCCGACGCCCGATACCCGGGTCGTGGTGACCGTGAAGGACGGCCGCTCGGTCGTCAAAACGATCGAAGGCGCTCCGAACGAACAGATTTCCATTCCGATCGCGAACGCGAAGTTATGGTCGCCGGATAGCCCCTTCCTCTACGATCTGGATGTCAAGGTGACGCAGGGCAAGGAAGCGATCGATCAGGTCAGCAGTTACTTCGGCATGCGCAAGATCTCCATCGGGGAAGAGAAGGGCGTCAAGAAGATGTTCCTGAACAACAAGTTCCTCTTCGAGATCGGCCCGCTCGATCAAGGCTTCTGGCCGGACGGCATTTACACGCAGCCGACCGAAGCCGCCTTGAAGTCCGACATCGAATCGATGAAAAAACTCGGCTTCAATATGGTCCGCAAGCATATCAAAGTCGAGCCGGCGCGCTGGTACTACTGGACCGACCACCTCGGCCTGCTGGTCTGGCAGGACATGCCGTCCGCCAACTCTTACACGGATAAGCCGCAGCCGATGGACAAGCCGGAGTACGAGAAGGAGCTGCTGGATATGGTCAAGACCCATTGGAACTCCCCATCGATCATCATGTGGGACACCTTCAATGAGGGCCAGGGCCAGTACGACACTCCGCGCCTCGTCGGGCTGGTGAAGACGCTCGATCCATCGCGCCTGGTCAACGAAGCCAGCGGCGGCGGCTACTTCGATTCCGGCGACGTGCGGGACGTGCACAGCTATCCCCCGCCCGCCTGCCCAGACCCGCGCGAAAATCAGGCGCTGGCGTGCGGCGAATACGGCGGCATCGGCCTGTTCGTCAAGGGCCACACCTGGGAAGCTTCCGGCGGCGGCTACACAAACGTCCATGACGGCAAGGATCTTGAGGAGCTGTACGGACAGTTCGCCGGCATGCTCAAAACATTCCGTGACGAAAAGGGCTTGAGCGCGGCGGTCTACACCCAGATCACCGACGTCGAAACCGAGCTGAACGGCCTGATGACCTACGATCGGACTTACAAGTGCGATCCGGCGGAGATCGCCAAGGCCAATCACTTCCAGTACCCGGTTCCGACATATCAGGAAGTGCTCCCCACGTCGGAGAAGACGAGCCAGACCTGGAAGTACACGACGGCCGCTCCCGCCGCCGGCTGGTTCCAAACGGCATTTGACGACGCGGCGTGGACCGCGGCTCCCGGCGGCTTCGGCACGGCCGGCACTCCCGGCATCGGCGGCCTCGGCACGACCTGGAGCACCGGCGACATCTGGCTTCGCCGCACCTTCAACCCCGGCCCGCTGACCGCCGAACAAATCAACCAGCTCGTGATCCGCGACTACCACGATGAAGATATCGATGTCTACATCAACGGCGTCGCCGCCTACTCGTCTCCCGGCTACATCGGCGCGTACGAATACCGCCCGCTGAGCAAGGAAGCCAAGCAGGCGATTAAACCCGGCGCCGACAACATCCTCGCGGTCCACTGCCATCAAACCGGCGGCGGCCAGTACATCGACGTCGGCCTCGCCGAGCGCATCCCCGCGCAAAAGTAG
- a CDS encoding metallophosphoesterase: MSQPSDSKSTNKRPSSPRNLSRRRFLLASGAVVAGAGLDLWGHRHEADDLVVEETDIAIPGWPSSRPPYRIGQLSDFHCDHPGALARTRRAVRMMLAQKPDIVFLTGDFVSGRHADRWIDSCVEALAPLTAVPGGAYGVLGNHDWWCGGRRWIPRKLEAAGVHILKNASAPFPGVPGCHIVGVDDPLCGGAQPERAVRGVPPGDIKILLAHEPDYADQLGPGFALQISGHSHGGQIRVPGLPPIQTPVMGRRYPEGLQQAKNHRVYTSRGIGTIGPPYRLFCPPEVTILKITSGSETA; encoded by the coding sequence ATGAGCCAACCAAGCGACAGCAAATCCACGAACAAACGTCCATCCTCTCCACGCAATCTCTCGCGCCGGCGCTTTCTACTGGCGAGCGGCGCCGTTGTCGCGGGGGCGGGGCTGGATCTGTGGGGTCATCGGCATGAAGCCGATGACCTTGTCGTCGAGGAAACGGACATCGCGATTCCCGGATGGCCGAGCAGCCGCCCGCCGTATCGGATCGGACAGCTCAGCGATTTTCATTGCGATCATCCCGGGGCGCTCGCGCGCACGCGGCGCGCCGTGCGGATGATGCTCGCGCAGAAACCGGACATCGTGTTTTTGACCGGCGATTTCGTCTCCGGCAGGCACGCCGACCGATGGATCGATTCATGCGTGGAAGCGCTGGCGCCGCTGACCGCCGTTCCCGGCGGCGCGTACGGAGTCCTGGGGAATCATGATTGGTGGTGCGGCGGCCGGCGCTGGATTCCGCGCAAGCTGGAGGCGGCGGGCGTTCATATTCTGAAAAACGCGTCCGCGCCCTTTCCGGGTGTTCCGGGCTGCCACATCGTCGGCGTGGACGATCCGCTTTGCGGCGGCGCCCAGCCGGAGCGGGCCGTGCGCGGCGTTCCGCCGGGAGACATCAAGATTTTGCTGGCCCACGAACCCGATTACGCCGACCAGCTCGGGCCGGGGTTCGCGCTTCAGATCTCGGGACACTCGCACGGCGGCCAGATCCGCGTTCCAGGGCTGCCGCCGATTCAAACCCCGGTGATGGGGCGTCGATATCCCGAGGGCCTCCAGCAGGCGAAGAATCACCGTGTCTATACCTCGCGTGGGATTGGAACGATCGGGCCGCCGTACCGGCTGTTCTGTCCGCCCGAAGTGACCATATTGAAGATTACGTCGGGAAGCGAGACCGCTTGA
- a CDS encoding metallophosphoesterase — translation MIDEKAATAAQAQPKSPARRRFLAGIVLAGVTSGATAAYGHAVEEERLTPSETIIRAPGWPAAYEDWRIGVLSDFHCDRPRAVARTQRAVAMLMAMKPDIVFLPGDFVSGHQADSWISPCAEALRPLTQAPGGVYGVLGNHDWKNAHADAVTEGIERVGIHILRNTSLPIPTVPNAYIIGVDDIIAGAANWPQAMRRVPDGAFRFLMVHEPDIADGVGPLGLTLQVSGHSHGGQIRLPGFGPIHTPTMASSYPEGLKQGPHHPVYTTRGVGVMGPQMRLFCPPEVTLLRIVAAPPAV, via the coding sequence ATGATCGACGAGAAGGCAGCCACAGCGGCGCAAGCGCAGCCGAAATCTCCGGCGCGGCGGCGGTTTCTGGCGGGGATCGTCCTGGCGGGCGTCACCAGCGGCGCCACGGCGGCGTACGGGCATGCGGTGGAGGAAGAAAGGCTGACGCCTTCGGAGACCATCATCCGCGCGCCGGGCTGGCCGGCGGCGTACGAAGACTGGCGTATCGGCGTCCTGAGCGACTTTCATTGCGACCGGCCGCGTGCGGTCGCGCGCACCCAGCGGGCGGTGGCGATGCTGATGGCGATGAAGCCGGATATCGTGTTCCTGCCGGGCGACTTTGTCTCCGGCCATCAGGCCGACAGCTGGATCTCCCCGTGCGCGGAGGCGCTGCGCCCGCTCACCCAGGCGCCGGGCGGCGTGTACGGGGTGCTGGGCAACCACGACTGGAAGAACGCGCACGCCGACGCCGTCACAGAAGGGATTGAGCGCGTAGGGATTCATATCCTGCGCAACACGTCCTTGCCGATCCCGACCGTTCCCAACGCCTACATCATCGGCGTAGACGACATCATCGCCGGCGCCGCGAATTGGCCGCAGGCGATGCGCCGCGTTCCCGACGGCGCGTTCCGGTTCCTGATGGTCCACGAGCCGGACATCGCCGACGGCGTCGGGCCGCTCGGACTGACTCTTCAGGTCTCCGGCCACTCACACGGCGGCCAGATCCGTCTGCCCGGCTTTGGCCCCATCCACACTCCCACAATGGCGAGCAGCTATCCCGAAGGGCTCAAGCAAGGACCGCATCACCCCGTCTACACCACACGCGGCGTCGGCGTGATGGGACCGCAGATGCGACTGTTCTGCCCTCCGGAAGTCACGCTGCTGCGCATTGTCGCCGCGCCGCCCGCCGTTTAA
- a CDS encoding PRC-barrel domain-containing protein, giving the protein MTIRSGHSLRGTAVVTLDNGERLGRVDDLFFAPTTGDLEALLVDVGGLFSKPSLLSAAQISSIGPDAVVIADREALVPNGTLTEEARAVRAGEIEDRAVLTTNGTVVGKVSDVLIDTDTRQVTAFSVATGVIDNALHGRPSLPFSLVQSLGKDSLVVSADYDPKAPEHHIPLAK; this is encoded by the coding sequence ATGACGATACGATCCGGACACAGCCTGCGCGGAACCGCAGTCGTGACGCTTGACAACGGCGAGCGCCTGGGACGCGTGGACGACCTGTTCTTTGCCCCGACGACCGGCGATCTGGAAGCGCTGCTGGTGGATGTCGGCGGGCTATTTTCCAAGCCAAGCCTGCTGTCGGCGGCGCAGATCTCCAGCATCGGGCCGGACGCCGTGGTGATCGCCGACCGTGAGGCGCTGGTTCCCAATGGAACGCTGACCGAAGAAGCCCGCGCGGTGCGCGCCGGCGAGATTGAGGATCGGGCGGTGCTGACGACCAACGGAACGGTCGTGGGTAAGGTCTCGGATGTCCTGATCGACACCGACACGCGCCAGGTCACGGCGTTCAGCGTCGCAACCGGCGTGATCGACAACGCCCTGCACGGACGCCCTTCGCTGCCGTTTTCTCTGGTACAATCATTGGGAAAAGACAGCCTGGTCGTCTCCGCCGATTATGATCCCAAAGCACCCGAACACCACATTCCGCTCGCCAAGTAG
- a CDS encoding LmeA family phospholipid-binding protein, translating to MIPKHPNTTFRSPSSRLAALALFCGASCLAGCASVSPQHIAERKITGALPRILGPAQSYDVHVTGDAFALSRGRAKRVQIAGTQVQLTPSLTMDSLNLDASDLSFDTQSKTLQNIGGLGFQASLGQASLNRHLAQTKGADSGLQVTLRENDMEASVPVSVLGLRTTARLSGGLSPHPGAASKLDFHADGAHLGVVPLPAALLNVALDRLNPVLDLSEVKIPLSVTSATVEHGMLKVTGTAEASHLTSGSR from the coding sequence ATGATCCCAAAGCACCCGAACACCACATTCCGCTCGCCAAGTAGCCGCCTCGCGGCCCTGGCGCTCTTTTGCGGCGCATCCTGCCTTGCGGGATGCGCCAGCGTCTCACCCCAGCATATCGCGGAGCGCAAGATCACCGGCGCGCTGCCGCGAATTCTCGGCCCCGCGCAATCCTACGATGTCCACGTCACCGGCGACGCCTTCGCCCTGTCCCGAGGCCGCGCCAAACGCGTCCAGATCGCCGGAACGCAAGTCCAGCTCACGCCGTCGCTCACGATGGACAGTCTGAACCTCGACGCCTCTGACCTTTCCTTCGACACACAATCGAAGACGCTGCAAAACATCGGCGGCCTCGGCTTCCAGGCGTCGCTCGGCCAGGCCAGCCTCAACCGCCATCTCGCGCAAACCAAAGGCGCGGACTCCGGCCTGCAAGTCACCCTGCGCGAAAATGACATGGAAGCCTCCGTCCCCGTCTCCGTCCTCGGCCTGCGCACCACCGCCCGCCTCAGCGGCGGCCTCTCGCCCCACCCGGGCGCCGCGAGCAAACTCGATTTCCACGCCGACGGCGCCCACCTCGGCGTCGTCCCGCTCCCCGCCGCGCTGTTGAACGTCGCGCTGGACCGATTGAACCCGGTTCTGGATCTGAGCGAAGTGAAGATCCCGCTGTCCGTGACCAGCGCGACCGTGGAGCATGGAATGCTGAAGGTGACGGGT